One region of Acropora muricata isolate sample 2 chromosome 13, ASM3666990v1, whole genome shotgun sequence genomic DNA includes:
- the LOC136894855 gene encoding uncharacterized protein, with protein sequence MSMLKKDGNFPSTSSATSQEAKKGQSPISALKVTLLSIEWRSTKGGLSTINRELAIQLAKHSNVEVSMYLPQCSEEDKRAAAAHNVCIIEAEEIPGHDPIDWLAAIPRDHQMDFVIGHGIHLGRQVPLIKRVHQECKWIQVVHTDPEELGMFKNYTDSIAKGEKKHKAEVGLCKLADQVVAIGPKLEEAFSCYLRPYGKDQDVLNLTPGIFSEFADVTQAAEERGRFRVLVFGRGDSEDFYLKGYDIAARAVAELCKHEPHIFKLLFVGAPKGEEKKVKEMLLKEGIAASQLIVRSYKEREQLSAQFCEADLAIMPSRSEGFGLASLEALSAGLPVLVSGNSGLGDALKELPFGSSCVVNSEDASEWAKAIRTIHDKKRKLRLREAVKVRESYAEEYHWEGECGRLVERMLDIIQVSPERQSAEKQGKRPELAHHSSSPPGKKQRRDTDTFRVFNDNSVVVKLLRAEYNRRAQLRPLFWVSTKQLPLEKVYTRLKIVSRQRGGNEGESERWGDVIWAEDSRREKSFAEAQADKANPCDVFAMLKENKGVMTIVEGSPGIGKTTFCLKLAYEWANQSSSTESFPEFELVLLLKCRDIDGDLTEAITEQLFGSNLRKDASEELLRFLEDIENQERVLIILDGLDELPKESKHHVDNLLHRKRWAFCYVLATTRQEKGIEVRKQPEFGFNLFLQIEGFTEEDSFEYIRRHFKIAGPEHSSKGEKLIEEIEENEFLQDLQTNPLNLLLLCVVYEDYEGELPSSRTDLYHVIVMCLLRRYCVKHDVKAWKKDRDLETQFERDIRCLGKLAWKCLLNDRHSFFEEELEELEERNEKLVIRELGFVYKEESLKPLKPQHEYCFLHKSFQEFLAASYVAHKLRRNEFNVFEHLNFDDVVENFPQVFVFVCGILREEASILFAQIGEKLKRDWDWLKCSEAAANFFIESWSESGNAEEMAITLCSFIPFPRVVRLFCHRNYIDEWNLVRVLLFCRRFSKVEAPDEIRVGAFFSRSPYCHFSVVKDLLSLSNVKSLHFSGRDMGVESAHRIFQILPDFASLTELVLPDVLKMTRWGIVADTLTTSKTLERVGCVFFGERGEGWARALDAGLCADTPLSSVDLTICGPMSETALQAFDNLLLNKSLSSVSVTVKGDMSHSLAVTLSRALAGETAVKSLNLCIFGKLSFCCGNLVERGIIKNNTVSNLVVSLCGELPDNWRVIVENLNVQLAEKSTVTFEIYPNTLNPVTATQLTDFRPCVIKYGFFERKSVTLNVWGELTVDSAEALYNLLPFTWVCHLTLNIHGKLTDDFLHWTARRVYNQKSLLPITINTWNQLTHEGEALFKELELDKNPAVTLNVCEIHLSSDESDDDDIVFIDNPESLITLLEEAEKTGKENLTVTIDVQSGDSTCYHNDDSTGRSWSDSLLLGLPRNYSLNSLNLTINNFSPRSTELAFTLVSYLESCISLKLLNLTLNEYNKKWMNTFEYLQKGLGRNTSLICLSLTVNIYSLGCYLRDLRFYDDVVPNISLNSFSLTINDLNGYPHLPSGVLWSNYKSLNTLNLTINNWDEVSVDRLLESLDEVMKVNSLRTLRVKINELRFRRIFHPEYDFNKLVVKSPSLELIELTICRYGVVGSWLETLKWEKQ encoded by the exons ATGTCGATGCTGAAGAAG GATGGCAACTTTCCCAGCACCTCATCTGCCACATCACAGGAAGCCAAAAAAGGCCAATCTCCAATCTCTGCTCTCAAAGTGACACTCTTAAGCATTGAATGGCGATCTACAAAGGGAGGCCTGTCTACCATAAACAGGGAGCTGGCCATTCAGTTGGCAAAACACAGCAATGTAGAAGTCAGTATGTATCTTCCTCAGTGCAGTGAGGAAGACAAAAGAGCAGCTGCTGCACACAATGTCTGCATCATTGAGGCAGAGGAGATACCTGGACATGATCCAATTGACTGGTTGGCCGCTattccaagagatcatcaaatgGACTTTGTGATAGGCCATGGAATCCATCTTGGTCGACAGGTTCCTCTCATTAAACGAGTACACCAGGAATGCAAATGGATTCAAGTTGTTCATACTGACCCTGAAGAGCTTGGAATGTTCAAGAACTATACTGATTCCATTGCCAAAGGGGAGAAAAAGCACAAAGCAGAAGTAGGTCTTTGTAAATTAGCTGATCAAGTTGTGGCCATTGGACCCAAACTAGAGGAAGCCTTCTCCTGCTACTTGCGACCTTATGGGAAGGATCAAGATGTCTTGAATCTGACTCCAGGCATCTTCTCTGAGTTTGCTGATGTAACTCAAGCTGCTGAAGAAAGAGGAAGATTTCGTGTTTTAGTCTTTGGGCGTGGTGACAGTGAAGACTTTTATTTGAAGGGTTATGACATCGCTGCCCGTGCAGTTGCTGAGCTCTGCAAACATGAGCCACACATCTTCAAACTTTTATTTGTTGGTGCGCCAAAAGGAGAAGAGAAGAAAGTTAAAGAAATGTTGTTGAAGGAAGGCATTGCAGCAAGTCAACTAATTGTACGCAGTTATAAGGAAAGAGAGCAGCTTTCTGCGCAATTTTGTGAAGCAGATCTGGCCATAATGCCGTCAAGAAGTGAAGGGTTTGGATTGGCTTCACTGGAGGCTTTGTCTGCTGGTCTGCCTGTGCTTGTCAGTGGCAACTCTGGTCTGGGCGATGCCTTGAAAGAGTTGCCATTCGGTTCGAGCTGCGTTGTAAATTCAGAAGACGCAAGTGAGTGGGCCAAAGCAATCCGAACAATTCATGACAAGAAAAGGAAGCTACGGCTCAGGGAAGCTGTCAAGGTTCGTGAAAGCTACGCGGAGGAGTACCATTGGGAAGGAGAATGTGGCAGACTTGTAGAGAGGATGCTTGACATTATTCAAG TCTCACCAGAGAGACAATCTGCagagaaacaaggaaaaagaCCCGAGCTCGCACATCATAGTAGCAGCCCACCCGGCAAGAAACAAAGACGTGATACAGACACCTTTAGAG tctTCAACGATAACTCAGTTGTTGTGAAGTTGCTGAGAGCAGAGTACAACAGACGAGCTCAATTGAGGCCACTTTTCTGGGTCAGCACGAAACAATTACCGCTTGAAAAGGTCTACACAAGATTGAAAATTGTCTCAAGACAGAGAGGAGGTAATGAAGGGGAAAGCGAACGCTGGGGTGATGTAATCTGGGCTGAGGACTCCCGGCGAGAGAAGAGTTTTGCGGAAGCACAGGCTGATAAGGCGAATCCATGCGATGTCTTTGCTATGTTAAAGGAAAATAAGGGTGTCATGACAATTGTAGAGGGAAGTCCAGGAATTGGTAAAACAACTTTCTGTCTTAAACTTGCCTATGAATGGGCAAATCAAAGCAGCAGTACAGAAAGCTTTCCAGAGTTCGAACTAGTTTTGCTGTTAAAATGCCGAGATATTGATGGCGATCTAACGGAAGCCATCACGGAACAACTTTTTGGAAGTAATCTGAGGAAAGATGCCAGCGAAGAGCTCTTGCGTTTCTTGGAGGATATTGAAAATCAAGAgagagttttaattattttggacGGCTTGGATGAACTGCCCAAAGAATCGAAGCATCACGTGGATAATCTTCTCCACAGAAAAAGGTGGGCGTTCTGTTATGTGTTGGCCACTACGCGACAAGAGAAAGGAATTGAAGTCCGAAAACAGCCGGAGTTTGGATTTAATTTGTTTCTACAAATTGAAGGATTTACTGAAGAGGACTCGTTTGAGTACATCAGGAGACATTTCAAGATTGCTGGCCCAGAGCACTCATCAAAGGGGGAGAAGCTCATAGAAGAAATCGAAGAAAACGAATTCTTGCAAGATCTACAGACAAATCCATTAAATTTACTTCTTCTTTGCGTTGTTTATGAAGATTATGAAGGAGAGCTTCCATCATCCCGTACTGATCTCTACCATGTAATTGTCATGTGTCTTTTAAGAAGATATTGCGTGAAACACGATGTGAAGGCTTGGAAAAAAGACAGAGACTTGGAGACACAATTTGAAAGGGACATCCGTTGTCTTGGAAAGCTGGCCTGGAAATGCCTGCTGAATGATCGTCACAGTTTCTTTGAAGAGGAGTTAGAAGAATTGGaagaaagaaatgagaaatTGGTAATCCGTGAACTGGGCTTTGTTTATAAGGAAGAAAGTTTGAAGCCATTGAAGCCACAACATGAATACTGCTTTCTACACAAGTCGTTTCAAGAGTTCCTGGCTGCGTCATACGTTGCGCATAAGTTACGAAGAAACGAGTTTAATGTATTTGAGCATTTAAACTTTGATGATGTGGTAGAGAACTTCCCTCAGGTGTTTGTATTTGTTTGTGGAATACTGCGTGAGGAGGCAAGTATTCTGTTTGCACAGATTGGTGAGAAGCTGAAGAGAGACTGGGACTGGCTCAAATGCAGTGAGGCAGCAGCAAATTTCTTCATTGAGAGCTGGAGTGAAAGTGGAAACGCTGAAGAAATGGCTATTACCCTTTGTTCATTCATTCCTTTTCCACGGGTCGTACGCTTATTTTGCCATCGGAATTATATTGACGAGTGGAACCTGGTCAGAGTTTTATTGTTCTGCAGAAGATTTTCAAAGGTGGAGGCACCTGATGAAATTCGCGTCGGAGCTTTTTTCAGTCGCTCTCCGTATTGTCATTTTAGTGTGGTGAAAGACTTGCTATCTCTTTCAAATGTAAAATCTCTACATTTTTCCGGTCGTGATATGGGTGTTGAATCGGCACATAGGATTTTCCAGATACTTCCCGATTTCGCTTCTTTAACGGAATTGGTGCTACCAGATGTACTTAAAATGACTCGTTGGGGGATTGTTGCCGATACCCTGACGACTAGCAAGACCTTAGAGAGAGTGGGATGTGTTTTCTTCGGAGAGAGGGGCGAAGGCTGGGCCAGGGCCCTTGATGCTGGATTGTGCGCTGATACACCACTATCGTCTGTCGATCTTACAATATGTGGCCCAATGAGTGAAACAGCGTTACAAGCTTTTGACAATCTCTTATTAAACAAATCACTGTCCTCTGTGTCTGTCACTGTAAAGGGAGATATGTCGCACTCCCTTGCTGTCACCCTATCAAGAGCCCTTGCTGGAGAAACTGCTGTCAAGTCCCTTAACTTGTGTATATTTGGAAAGCTGAGTTTCTGTTGTGGTAATTTGGTAGAACGAGGTATCATCAAAAATAACACAGTTAGTAACTTGGTAGTCTCTCTTTGTGGAGAGCTTCCTGATAACTGGCGGGTAATTGTCGAGAATTTAAATGTACAATTGGCTGAGAAATCAACCGTTACCTTTGAAATCTACCCAAACACTCTCAACCCAGTCACAGCCACTCAGTTGACAGATTTTCGTCCTTGTGTGATAAAGTATGGGTTTTTTGAACGAAAAAGTGTCACTCTAAACGTTTGGGGTGAGTTAACCGTTGATAGTGCGGAAGCTTTATATAACCTCTTACCATTCACCTGGGTATGCCACCTGACGTTAAATATCCATGGAAAATTAACCGATGACTTTCTTCACTGGACAGCAAGACGTGTTTATAATCAGAAGTCTTTGCTCCCTATAACCATCAACACTTGGAACCAATTGACCCATGAGGGGGAAGCTCTTTTCAAAGAACTTGAATTGGACAAGAATCCAGCGGTTACCTTAAATGTGTGTGAGATACACCTATCTTCAGATGAATCGGATGACGACGACATTGTGTTTATTGACAATCCTGAATCTCTCATTACGCTTTTAGAGGAAGCGGAAAAAACCGGGAAAGAAAACCTTACAGTTACAATCGATGTTCAGAGTGGTGACTCTACATGTTATCACAATGATGACTCTACTGGCCGCAGCTGGAGCGATAGTCTGCTCCTTGGTTTGCCAAGAAATTACTCACTAAATTCTCTCAATTTAACGATCAATAATTTCAGTCCGAGGAGCACTGAATTGGCTTTCACTCTGGTTAGTTACTTGGAAAGCTGCATCTCACTGAAGTTGCTCAATCTGACGTTAAACGAGTACAATAAGAAGTGGATGAATACCTTTGAATACCTTCAGAAGGGCCTGGGACGCAACACCTCACTGATTTGTCTATCTTTGACAGTCAACATCTACTCTCTTGGTTGTTACTTACGTGATTTGCGATTTTACGATGATGTTGTTCCCAACATCTCACTAAATTCTTTTAGTCTGACCATCAACGACTTAAACGGTTATCCGCATCTTCCTTCAGGCGTTCTATGGTCCAATTACAAGTCCTTAAATACTTTGAATCTGACAATCAACAATTGGGATGAAGTAAGTGTTGACAGGTTACTTGAGTCTTTGGATGAAGTGATGAAAGTGAACTCCTTGAGGACCCTGAGAGTTAAGATTAACGAGTTGAGATTCAGAAGAATTTTTCACCCAGAATACGACTTCAATAAATTGGTAGTGAAGAGTCCATCACTTGAGCTCATAGAACTAACTATCTGCCGTTATGGAGTCGTGGGCAGTTGGCTAGAGACTTTGAAGTGGGAAAAACAGTGA